In Nitrospirota bacterium, the genomic window ATCAGTTTTGAAGTGGGGAATAATAACCAGCTGGTTATTAATGCTACCTCTTATAACAAGGACGGCAAAAAAATTGCCCAGGTTGCAAAAAATGTCATGGTCATTAACGATAATAATGAAAATCAGATCGTGATCCAGCCAAACAATGTCAAAGTAAAACGCAAAAAGGATGGCGTAGTCCTTGTAGATGTCACGCTGGTCGATCCGAATACAGTCAAATTAAGAGGATTTTTCTGCGTCGGAAAGGATTATTTTATGGCCACGCCGGCCAAGATGATTCTTAATCCTCCCATCGGCAATTTCTGAGATTCAAGATCACCTTGAATTCGAGAAGCATTTTTCATGTAGTCGTCCTGTTCAATTCGGTTCCTTCCTCATTCAAACAGCTTATTTCCTCTGGAGAATTTCCCATTCCAAAATAATTTTAGATATTGCCCTATTGTAAATGCGCAATTCTTGTACTCCTAATTTATTTAATGTCCAGGCACCCATTGTGTCCCCGGGAAACAGTATGAAAAACTTTCGGATGGAAAAGACGCATCACTCCCTAATTCATGACGGCGTCGCTGAGCATGAACAGACTCTTATGCCGGGAAGGCCCTTCTGGGTCCTATTTGCCGCCAACCTTGGAATTGGAACATGGCTCATGGGCGTTTTGGTGGCAAAAATGGGTTTGGATTTCGCAAACGGCATGATGGTCCTCCTTCTTGGTAGTCTGATTGGCAGCATCCTGCCAGCCTGGACCGCGATAATCGGTCCCCTCTCTCAATTGTCTCAAATGGAATCCGGGCGACTTGCACTTGGCCAGGCAGGAAAAAAAGTGGCTGCTTTTTTAAACTGGGTCGGTGCGGTGGGTTGGGACGTCATTAATAATATTATTTCGACTTCGGCGGTGATTATCCTTTTTGGAATGGTCGGAATAGACATCCCTTTCTGGCTGGCCTTGGCAGGTTTGGTCATCAGCCAGACGATCTTGGGCATATACGGGCACCATCTGATTCAGGATGCCTCAAAATACACAGGAGCCTTGCTCGCGCTGTTTTTCGTAGTCATCGGTCTGATTGCGACAAAACAGGCCTCCGCCTTTTCCGTCCAGGATAAGCCGGCGAATATTAAAGAGATCCTGTCAGCCCTGGCTCTGATCACGATATATAACACGACCGGGTGGACTACTTTTACGGCAGACTACACAAGATATTTGCCCAAAAAAACAAAAAGTCGAACGGTATTTTTTGGAATTTATCTCGCATTGTTCTTCTCTCTGCTCCTGCTAGGATTCTTCGGCTTTATGACTGCTTCAACCGTGACGGAAGAAACTCCAGCGGGAGTGATGAAGGGACTGCAGAATCTCACCGGACATTTCTCACCGCTTGTTCTATTACTCGTTGGTTTTTCGGCGATACCTGCCAATGCGGTCAACGCAAATTCTGCGGCTTACAGCCTGATCTCTTCAGGTTTCAGATTTTCGCGGCCTCATGCCGCGCTCTTTAGCGGTATTGTCGGTTACATCGTCTGTCTCTTTGCGTCCCGCTCTTTTGTCGAGTTTTTTGAGAACTTTCTCCTTCTATTTGCCCACTGGATAGTACCTTGGGCGGCGATTATCCTGGTTCATTGGTATTGGGTCGGAAGGCACAATCAAAAGACTCCTTTAGGATTCACCAGGGGAGCCGTTCTGCTTGGCGTGGTTTCAATCGGCTCAATTCTTCTGTTCTCTTCCAATGCACTCTATACTGGACCCATTGCCGCTCGCCTTAATGGATTGGACATAGGTCCGTATGTCGGATTTATTGTAGCTGCCCTTACCTACCTGGGGCTCTTCGTGTTTTTTCCCGAAAAGAATCAATAGGCCACTTATAACTTAAACACCTGCAAGTCTTTGAAAAAGCGAACCGACAAAGACTGCGGATTAATCGAGTCATTGGACCTGTTTTAAATAAATACTTCGAACGGGCCGCAGGCGTTTCCTTCTTTTTACGAGTTGTATTCTTTGGTATCTACGTTAGGAATAAAATCGAGGTTTTCAGGTAAGACAAATCCGGTGATACTTTAAATTGGGCTTAAAACTATATTTTTAAAATGGATAAAGTTATCATGGAAAGTATACCCGAGCTTGAGAATATAAAATGAATAAAGATTTTAAACCTCCCATCAGACTTTGGGTCAGGAAATACAAAAGTAATGTTTTCATTTCACTCATTATTATGTTGGTTACCATCTTAATACTGGATGAAACAATTCTAAGGGACAGAACTTATTTTTTTAGAACCGGTATTAATTTCATCATTCTGGCTGTTTTCGGATTGGGTTGGATTGTCGTCTATTATGTCAAGCCCACCTGGTTTAAACACTAGCTGCTTATTCCAACGGTGGCCCCTGGCCGAATGAAATTGTGGCAGGAATTGGGATCAGATTCAGTCAGGTTTCCACTTCAATAACGACAGGGAGGTACTCCAGGCCTCTCTCAATCCTCGCGTTAAACCATTTAACGACAAAGAGGCTTAAAGCCAGACCGATCAGTGCGCCCATGGCCGAATAAAGCTGGCTATGAATCTTTTGATCCAAAAACATCGAAAGGATTTGCCCGATAATTGCTCCACCAATTAATGAAAGGAGCGGAAACCCGTAGACCCAAAAGGCAGGGTAGAGATAATTTGCCGGTTCAACGGCAACTTTCACTTTTTGACCGACGGTGACTCCGAACGGATCTTTTGCTCTCAGGATCATACGATTGCCATCGGGTTTGCAAATGTGAGTCGTTGGACAACCTTCACAAGCCTCCGTCCGCTCCATGGATATTAAGACCTGTCCCCCTTTTTGCTCAACTACGATTCCCTCTTCGATAACCATCGTTTTCTTCCTCTTTTAAAAGCTTGTACTCGATACTATCCACCAAAGCCTGCCAGCTTGCTTCGATGATATTTTCAGAAACTCCGACTGTTCCCCATTTGCCCTGTTCATCACCCGATTCAATGAGCACCCGCACTTTAGAGCGGGTCCCTCCTGTCGCGGCAAGCACTCTGACCTTATAATCCAGAAGTTTAACATGTTTCAATGCTGGATAAAACTTTTCTAATGCCTTTCTCAGACCATTGTCAAGCGCATTGACCGGGCCATTACCCAACGCGACCGTATGTTCCATGTCATGGCCGACTTTGAGTTGAATGCTCGCTTCGGATACCGTCTCTCCGTTCTCCATCTGTTTCTCAACAATGACCCGAAACTTGATTAATTCAAAAAACCTCTTATGCTTTCCTACCGCTTTTCGCATCAGGAGTTCAAAGGATCCTTCTGCCCCTTCAAACTGGAATCCCTGGCTTTCGAGTTCCTTTAAAGAGTGAAGAAGCTCCTGAAGTTCTTTACTTTTCTCGGAAATCTTAATCCCATAAACATTTGCCTTTTGCAGAAGATTGCTTTTTCCAGAATAGTCGGAAATCAGAAAACGTTGGCGATTTCCGACTCTTTGAGGCAGAACATGCTCATAAGTTTCTGATTTTTTTCGAACCGCATGAACGTGAATTCCTCCCTTGTGGGCAAATGCGCTCTCCCCGACATATGCCGCTTTCTTGTGATGAGGAAGATTTGCAATTTCACTCACGAACCGGGATACTTCGGAGAGTTTCTTCATCTGATCGTCTGAAATACATTCCACTTTCATCTTCAATTTCAAATTAGGAATCAACGAACAAAGATTCGCATTGCCGCACCGTTCGCCATAACCGTTGATCGTGCCCTGAACCTGTTTTGCGCCTAATTCCACTGCAACCAGCGCATTGGCAACCGCCGTTTCCGAATCATTGTGAGTATGAATGCCAAGAGGCGTCCGGATCTCCCCATCGACAACACGAAAGATCTCCCGAACTTCCCAGGACATCGTTCCGCCATTGGTATCGCAAAGGATGATGGTTTCCGCACCCGCTTCTTCCGCTTTTTTTAGTGTTTTTATGGCATATTCAGGGTTGGCTTTATAACCATCGAAGAAATGTTCCGCGTCATAAAATACCCGCTTCTTTTTTGAAACCAGATAGGCCACTGAATCAGAGATCAGTTCAAGATTTTTCTTTAAAGAGATATTTAGGGCTTCCTCGACATGAAGGTTCCAGCTCTTACCAAATATGGTAATCACGGGCGTTCCAGCCCTGATTAATTCCCTCAGGGTAGAATCTTTAGAAGGACGGTTTTGGGCCCTTCGGGTTGAGCCGAATGCGACAACCGTTGAATTCTTTAGAGAAAGCTTCTTGACCTCTTTAAAATAGTCAATATCTTTCGGATTGGCACCGGGCCATCCGCCCTCTATAAAGTGAACGCCCAGTTCATCAAGCTTTTGAGTAATCCTTAATTTATCCTCAACTAAAAAAGAGATATCCTCTGCCTGGGCACCATCCCTTAATGTGGTATCGTAAATTTCCACAAAACGCATCGATCCCGCTTACTCCCTAAAATTACACCCTTAAACCGGCAAGTTAAGATTTGGCCGCCAGCGCTTTTCCGAGACCAAAAACTTCATGCAACGACCTGACGGCCAGCTCCGTATATTTCGCGTCAATCACGCAAGAGATTTTAATTTCGGATGTGCTGATCATCATGATATTAATCCCCTCTTTTGCAAGCGTCTCAAACATCTTGGCAGCGACCCCCGAGTGCGAACGCATGCCTACACCCACAATGGAAACCTTTGCGATATCTTCTTTGATCTGAAGATCTCCGGTACCGATCTCTTTTGCAATTTTGTTGACGATCACAACCGCCTCTTTCAGATCTCCTCTGGGGACCGTAAAAGAAATGTCCGTCGATCCATCCTGGCTGACATTCTGTATGATCATATCGACGATAATGTTGGCCCCGGCGATATCGCCAAATATTTTGGAGGCAATACCCGGCCGGTCGGGGACCCCCGTCATCGTGACTTTCGACTGATTTTTATCAAACGCAATTCCAGATACAACGACCTGTTCCATCGATCGATCCTCCCGGGTTACCCATGTTCCGCTCTTATTATTAAAACTTGAGCTGACCAGCACGGGGACATTATATTTCATTGCAAACTCAACAGACCGGGTCTGAAGGACTTTGGCCCCAAGACTGGCAAATTCCAGCATCTCTTCATAGGAGACTTTTTCCAATTTTCTCGCCGAATGACAAATATTCGGATCGGTTGTATAAATACCGTCGACATCTGTATAAATGATACATGAATCCGCATTGAGTGCCGCGGCCAACGCGACCGCGGTCGTGTCGGACCCTCCCCGGCCAAGGGTCGTCACATCCGAGCGTTCATTTATTCCCTGAAAACCTGCAACCACAGGTATCACTCCCTCCTTAAGAGCTTCGAGTAACCGGTCCCCGGCGATCTTCTCAATTCGGGCTTTGGTATGAACATTGTCGGTCAGGATTCCGACCTGCCTTCCGGTAAACGATTTGGATTTAAGTCCCAAATCCAAAAGAGCCATAGCAAGAAGCGCAATGGTAACCCTTTCCCCGGTGGAGAGGAGCATATCCATTTCTCTCTCATTCGGAGATGCCGAAATCTGATTTGCCAATTTCAAAAGCCGGTCGGTTTCTCCGCTCATGGCCGAAACCACGACGACGATATCATCTCCTGTTTCTTTTGCGGCTGCAACTCTTTTTGCGACGTTCTTGATGCGGTCCACTGATCCAACGGAGGTGCCTCCATATTTATGGATGACTAATGCCATTCTATTTCCACTCCCCTCCATGAATAAATCGAGGCATGAGTTGCCAAGACTCCTTGAGCGTCAGCCCGGATTTCTTACTGATTCCCGGGGAGGCGATCAGAAAAAACACCTCTTTTTCAATCGGAATATGGGAGCTTTTCCTCGGGAATCGTTTCAATCCGGCACTTTCTATGAACAAGAACCTCCAGTTCCCCTCTTTTTCCAGAATATCAAGGACAGGAGCCAGAAAACAGTCGTTAAATGCCGGGACGAAAGTACCTTGATCATTTTTTCCTGACGAAATATGGACAAAAACAAAATCTTCAGCACTTAAGCTTTTTACCACCCCTTTGGATAGCGCAGTGAGGCGATCCTTCAGCGGTTTTTCTTCAGTTCCGGTAATTTCAACTGAAGTCAGTCCCGTCAGATTTGCCAACCCGTGAATCACAGCATCCTCGGCAATAACGGCACCTCTTAAATTATATCGTTCTTCCCAGGTCGCCAATTCGATCGCCTTTCCAGGTCTGGACAGCCAGATTCCGTTTAGAGGGGATTTCTCCTGAGCAATCCGCTCTTCATTCAAAGGATGCTGTTGAAGAAACTGGCTTGCGACCTCCATACAGCGGGTAAGAATATTTCCGCCCTCACCTTTGGGAAGGGAGGAAAAGATGGATTGACCGGAAATTTCTTCTGTCGAGACAGTCTGAATTTTGGATTTTCCTCCAACCCAGACCATCAGATGCGAAAAATTACTGACAGGATAGAAAACAATTGATTCGGTTCCAAGCTGTTCATTAATTTCCCGAATCAGTTCTTTTCCTAACTCATCATCGGCCCGATCAGAAGGCGCCATCTCCAAGGCTATTTTGGGGCCGAATTTCTGGAAATAGTAACCTTCCTGCGCATGTTTGAGCGTCACCAGGTCACAGCAGAAAGCGACATCCTCCTTTTCGAGATGGATACCCGCCCTGGCGGCCAGGATAGAACCTTCGCCGTTATAACATTGATTCGGATCGTAGCCCAGGATCGGAAGGATTGAAATAAATTCGTCTTGCGTGGGAAGAGTCGTTTGGAGTTGAACCCGACCTGACCAGCCTTCATCCGCCAACCGCTTCAGGCGGGAAGAGTCTTTATGAAGGTTCGTATTGGACGGGGAATCTTCGGGTCCGCTGACCCAGAGAGCCAGATATTTCATATTTTCAGGAATCCTTCAATCTAATAGCCTAGTACTTTCACGACGTCGTCAAAATTGGCCTGAACCGTCGTCGGTTTCTGGGCAGAGGTCATGGCCATATCCGGGTCCTTCAAGCCGTGTCCCGTCAAGGTACATACGACCACGTCTCCCTCTTTCAATTGACCGCTCTTGTGCAATTTCAAAACGCCCGCAAAAGATGCGGCTGACGCAGGTTCGCAGAATACACCCTCCTTGCCCGCGATCAGACGGTAGGCATCGACAATTTCATCGTCTGTCACCAAATTAATCTCCCCTTTCGATTCTTTAATCGCCTGGAGAGCGGGTTGCCAGCTCGCGGGATTCCCGATTCGGATCGCTGTAGCAATGGTCTTAGGTTTTTGAATCACTCTCCCCATGACTATCGGCGCGGCACCGGCAGCCTGGAATCCGATCATTTTAGGGAGCTGGCTAATTTTCCCTTTGGCAAAATATTCTTTATATCCTTTCCAGTAAGCGGTGATATTGCCGGCATTTCCGACCGGAAGAAAATGATGGGTCGGAGGATCTCTCAATTGATCGCAAACCTCAAATGCCCCCGTTTTTTGACCTTCAATCCGATAGGGATTGATCGAATTAACCAGCGTAATTGCATATTTTTCAGAAATCTGTTTCACAATGCTCAACGCCTCATCAAAGTTTCCTTTGACCTGGACCACAATCGAACGATGCATCATCGCCTGGGCAAGTTTTCCAAGCGCGATTTTCCCTTCCGGAATGAGAACATAGACCTTGATCCCTGCCCTTGCACCGTAAGCGGCGGCAGAAGCGGAAGTATTTCCCGTGGAAGCACAAATAACCGCTTTGGATCCAGCTTCCACGGCCTTTGAAATGGCCAGAGTCATCCCACGGTCTTTAAATGAACCGGTCGGATTCGAGCCTTCAAATTTCAGATAGAGTTCAATCGGGAGTCTTAAATGCCGCGTCAAATTATAACATCGGATGAGCGGCGTGTTTCCTTCATTGAGCGTCACAACCGGCGTGTTCTCAGTAACGGGAAGAAACTCCTTGTATTCCTGAATGAGGCCCTTCCATGCTTGTTTCACTTAAGTTTCTTCTCCTTCCACCCGGATGAGCAACGGTTTTTCAGAAACATAGGGATGTTCGTCTATTTTTTCGAGAGCCAGCCGGATATTTTTACCGAGGCACCGATGCGTCATCATCACCACCGGAACCGTCTCCCCCGCAAGACGTCCTTTTTGTATCACCGCGGAGATACTAATCTGATGTTCCCCTAAAATTCCCGAAATATGGGAAAGAACACCCGGATTGTCCAATACCATGAATCGAATATAATAGAAACTTTCTATTTCATCAATACTCTTGATTCGAATGGGCATTCTCTCTTCGGGCAGAAACGACATGAGCGGCACTCTCGTTCTTAGGGGTTTTTGCTCTTCTAAGGAAGACAATTGCATGATATTCCTTGAAATATCGATCAAATCGCTGACGACGGCGCTTCCGGTGGGCATATCTCCCGCACCCCGGCCGTAATACATGGACTTCCCGACTGCATTTCCAACCAGGTATATGGCATTGAAAACGCCGTTGACAGACGCAATCATTTCGTTCTCCGGTACCATCGTGGGGTGGACTCTTGCTTCAACTTCGTCCCCTTTTTTCTTGGCAATTCCGAGGAGCTTTATTTTAAATCCAAATTCTCTCGCATACTCGATATCAAGCGGCGTAATCTGGGTAATTCCTTCAGTATAGATATCCTTGAAGTTTACGGGAGTTCCAAATGCAAGGGAGACCAAAATAGAAAGCTTGTGGGCCGAATCAATCCCTTGAATATCAAAGGTGGGATCCGCCTCTGCGTAACCCAGCCGTTGTGCTTCTGCCAAGACGGTTTCAAACGAGAGTCTCTCTTC contains:
- a CDS encoding aspartate kinase, with translation MALVIHKYGGTSVGSVDRIKNVAKRVAAAKETGDDIVVVVSAMSGETDRLLKLANQISASPNEREMDMLLSTGERVTIALLAMALLDLGLKSKSFTGRQVGILTDNVHTKARIEKIAGDRLLEALKEGVIPVVAGFQGINERSDVTTLGRGGSDTTAVALAAALNADSCIIYTDVDGIYTTDPNICHSARKLEKVSYEEMLEFASLGAKVLQTRSVEFAMKYNVPVLVSSSFNNKSGTWVTREDRSMEQVVVSGIAFDKNQSKVTMTGVPDRPGIASKIFGDIAGANIIVDMIIQNVSQDGSTDISFTVPRGDLKEAVVIVNKIAKEIGTGDLQIKEDIAKVSIVGVGMRSHSGVAAKMFETLAKEGINIMMISTSEIKISCVIDAKYTELAVRSLHEVFGLGKALAAKS
- a CDS encoding SoxR reducing system RseC family protein, translating into MVIEEGIVVEQKGGQVLISMERTEACEGCPTTHICKPDGNRMILRAKDPFGVTVGQKVKVAVEPANYLYPAFWVYGFPLLSLIGGAIIGQILSMFLDQKIHSQLYSAMGALIGLALSLFVVKWFNARIERGLEYLPVVIEVET
- a CDS encoding homoserine dehydrogenase; translated protein: MKALARDKIRVGLIGLGTVGLGVARILHENSALIQKRVGAPIELSMVADMDQRKKSLLPHSKISFVTDFRKVVDDPGVDIVVELIGGFEPAKTILLSALKNKKHVVTANKALLAEYGEELYAAANKMGLDIGFEGSVAGGIPIIRIIKEGLAANQIESFYGIINGTSNYILTKMTEERLSFETVLAEAQRLGYAEADPTFDIQGIDSAHKLSILVSLAFGTPVNFKDIYTEGITQITPLDIEYAREFGFKIKLLGIAKKKGDEVEARVHPTMVPENEMIASVNGVFNAIYLVGNAVGKSMYYGRGAGDMPTGSAVVSDLIDISRNIMQLSSLEEQKPLRTRVPLMSFLPEERMPIRIKSIDEIESFYYIRFMVLDNPGVLSHISGILGEHQISISAVIQKGRLAGETVPVVMMTHRCLGKNIRLALEKIDEHPYVSEKPLLIRVEGEET
- a CDS encoding cytosine permease encodes the protein MKNFRMEKTHHSLIHDGVAEHEQTLMPGRPFWVLFAANLGIGTWLMGVLVAKMGLDFANGMMVLLLGSLIGSILPAWTAIIGPLSQLSQMESGRLALGQAGKKVAAFLNWVGAVGWDVINNIISTSAVIILFGMVGIDIPFWLALAGLVISQTILGIYGHHLIQDASKYTGALLALFFVVIGLIATKQASAFSVQDKPANIKEILSALALITIYNTTGWTTFTADYTRYLPKKTKSRTVFFGIYLALFFSLLLLGFFGFMTASTVTEETPAGVMKGLQNLTGHFSPLVLLLVGFSAIPANAVNANSAAYSLISSGFRFSRPHAALFSGIVGYIVCLFASRSFVEFFENFLLLFAHWIVPWAAIILVHWYWVGRHNQKTPLGFTRGAVLLGVVSIGSILLFSSNALYTGPIAARLNGLDIGPYVGFIVAALTYLGLFVFFPEKNQ
- a CDS encoding citramalate synthase, which encodes MRFVEIYDTTLRDGAQAEDISFLVEDKLRITQKLDELGVHFIEGGWPGANPKDIDYFKEVKKLSLKNSTVVAFGSTRRAQNRPSKDSTLRELIRAGTPVITIFGKSWNLHVEEALNISLKKNLELISDSVAYLVSKKKRVFYDAEHFFDGYKANPEYAIKTLKKAEEAGAETIILCDTNGGTMSWEVREIFRVVDGEIRTPLGIHTHNDSETAVANALVAVELGAKQVQGTINGYGERCGNANLCSLIPNLKLKMKVECISDDQMKKLSEVSRFVSEIANLPHHKKAAYVGESAFAHKGGIHVHAVRKKSETYEHVLPQRVGNRQRFLISDYSGKSNLLQKANVYGIKISEKSKELQELLHSLKELESQGFQFEGAEGSFELLMRKAVGKHKRFFELIKFRVIVEKQMENGETVSEASIQLKVGHDMEHTVALGNGPVNALDNGLRKALEKFYPALKHVKLLDYKVRVLAATGGTRSKVRVLIESGDEQGKWGTVGVSENIIEASWQALVDSIEYKLLKEEENDGYRRGNRS
- a CDS encoding threonine synthase translates to MKQAWKGLIQEYKEFLPVTENTPVVTLNEGNTPLIRCYNLTRHLRLPIELYLKFEGSNPTGSFKDRGMTLAISKAVEAGSKAVICASTGNTSASAAAYGARAGIKVYVLIPEGKIALGKLAQAMMHRSIVVQVKGNFDEALSIVKQISEKYAITLVNSINPYRIEGQKTGAFEVCDQLRDPPTHHFLPVGNAGNITAYWKGYKEYFAKGKISQLPKMIGFQAAGAAPIVMGRVIQKPKTIATAIRIGNPASWQPALQAIKESKGEINLVTDDEIVDAYRLIAGKEGVFCEPASAASFAGVLKLHKSGQLKEGDVVVCTLTGHGLKDPDMAMTSAQKPTTVQANFDDVVKVLGY